TGATAAATGGAGTCTTGAACAGAAACAAAGTTTTCTCCTAATAGCGAAATCAGAGCCAGAGAGAGCGGTTTTTATTATTTCTTCAAATTTGAATGAGTGGGCAATAACGTTTATGCACACTGGCTTGTCAGGGGAAGTATTGGAATTAGATCATGATCATGATCCAAGAGAAATTTTTGCGGCATATCAGAAGCATTTTGCTGCCGAGCTTGCTGTTACCGAACCTGTTGCTACTGAGTAATCATTTGCTCATACAAAAAAGTGACGAAAAACTCGTCACTTTTATTTTTTAGTATTTGAACTCCGTAACAGAATTGTCTTTTTTGTTACCGAGAACTTGTCTGAGCGCAGTTTTAGTTTCTTAGTAAAATGCGAATGTCCTTGGAATTACGAGAGGACAATTAGTCCTCCGTAATTCCTGAGCATTTTACTTAGAAAATAAACGAAGCGAGTCTCGCAGGTAACAAAAAAGGCAATTCTGTTACGGAGTTCATCGGGTTGCCATCATCCCATTTGCACTGTAAACTAATTCTTACATGAATAAACCATTTTATATAACAACGACTTTACCATACGTCAACTCCGATCCCCACATAGGTTTCGCTATGGAACTTATCCGCGCAGATATTGTTGCTAGAGCCAAAAAATTGGCTGATTTTGATGTTTTCTTCAATACTGGTACAGACGAGCATGGAGTAAAGATTTTTCGTAAGGCCAAAGAACAACATGTTGAAACTCAAGCTTATGTTGATGATTATGCAGGAAGGTTCAAAAATTTGATTCCTACTCTGGGTATTTTGCCAGATGTAAACTTTGTTCGCACAACAGATGCTCATCATGTGAAGTCTGCTCAGGAATTTTGGAAAATTGTAGAAAAGAATGGACTTATTTATAAGAAAAATTATTCAATCAAATATTGTGTTGGTTGTGAATTGGAAAAAACCGAATCAGAGCTCGTAGAAGGAAAGTGTCCGCTTCATCCTTTGCAAGAATTGGAAGTTATCCAAGAAGAAAATTACTTTTTCCGTTTTAGTATATTCCAGAAACAACTCATGGATCTCTATGAGAAGAATAACGATTTCGTTATTCCACATTCTCGTCTGAATGAAATCAGAGCTTTCGTAGAACGTGGTTTGGAAGATTTTAGTATCTCTAGATTGGCTAGCAAAATGCCATGGGGTATACCAGTACCGGGTGATGAATCTCAGGTTATGTATGTCTGGTTTGACGCTTTGGTAAACTACGTCTCTGCTATTGGTTGGCCAGATGATGAAAAGAAATTCAAAAAATGGTGGGTTGAAACAGGTGGAGCTGTACAATATTGCGGTAAGGATAACCTCCGACAACAGTCAGCAATGTGGCAAGCTATGCTCATGGCAGCAAAGTTACCACCGTCAAAGCAGATTATTATTGACGGGTTCGTCACAGGTGAGGGTGGTATAAAGATGTCCAAATCTTTGGGTAATACTGTAGATCCTTTGGAATTGGTAAAGGAATATGGTACTGATGCTTTGCGATATTATGTTGCTAGGGAACTTTCTCCTTTTGAAGATAGTCCTTTTACTTTGGAAAAATTCAAAGAAGCCTATAACGCTCATTTGGCCAACGGTTTGGGCAACCTTGTTTCAAGAACAATGAAAATGGCCGAAGCAAATGGTGTGAAGTATGACCTCGTGGTTGCCAAAAAGTTGGCAACGAGTGCAGAGGCGATTGATATTGGTAAAAAATATCGCGAAGGATTTGAAAAATATGATTTACAACATGCTTGTAATGCGGTTTGGGAACTCATTTCCAATACCGACAAGATTGTTCAAGAGCGACAGCCATTCAAAAAAATAAAAACTGACAAAGTAGAAGGGGAAGCTGATATCAAGGAACTTTTGGCTAGATTGAATTTCATCGCTACTATGCTTTTACCTATCCTTCCTGAAACAGCCAAGAAAATCATTGATCTTACAGAAAATAATAAAATGCCAGAAGCGCCACTATTTTTGAGAAAATAACGAACGATTTTTGATATGAAATACATTGATATTCATGGACATATAAATTTTGCCGCTTATGATGCAGATAGAGAAGATGTCATCAAACGCGCAAAAGATGCTGACGTAGCGATGGTTGCAGTTGGTACACAACTCGATACTTCTAAGAAAGCTTTGGGTTTGGCACATAAACACGACAATGTTTATGCTATCGTCGGTTTGCACCCAGTTCATACCTGCAAATCTCATCATGATGATCAAGAATTTGGGGTTGATAGTGGATTTACCGAACATGGTGAAGCTATAGATCGTGATGCGTATATGAAGTTGGCGAAAGATCCAAAAGTCATAGCTCTTGGAGAGTGCGGTTTGGATTATTTTCATTTGGATGAAGGTTCTAGAGAGAAACAAATCAAAGCTTTTGAAATAATGATAGATATAGCCAATGAAGTAAAAAAACCTTTGATGTTACATATTCGTAATGGTAAAGATAGAAATGCTTATAGAGAAGCCTACGAAATACTTAAGAGTAGATCAAAAGTGTTGTGCGACCTACATTTTTTTGCAGGAAATATTGAAGATGCCAAATTATTCCTTGATCTTGGTTATTATTTTTCTTTTACTGGTGTTATAACTTTTGCTCGTAATTATGACGAGGTCATACAATATCTTCCATTAAATAGAATAATGTCGGAAACCGATTGCCCCTATGTCTCACCAGTCCCTTTTCGTGGTAAGAGAAATGAACCTGTGAATGTTATTGAAGTCGTAAAAACTCTAGCTAGGATAAGGGGAGAGAGTGAGGATGTGGTCACAAAACAGGTTATGGATAATGCTAAGAAGTTTTTTGACTTCGGCCAGGTCTAATAGAAGTCACTTTCGCCTTGATAGGCTATGGTAACCAAGGAATTCTTCATCATTTCTTTAACCTTTCTTAATCAGGATTTTAACTCGGTTTGATACAATGGTGTCGTGCCTGCCTTAAAACCTTGCAAAATAGTCATTTCCGTGTTAGTCTCGTTACATATTATTAAATAATCGCAGTTAGTCCTTACCTAGGGTAAGGTCCTACAAAAATGGGTCACTGACTGCAAAAAGAACTATGCAAGACAAACACGAAGATCGCATGACGGTCTATGAGATAGGGTATTTGATCGCTTCTTCTATTCCTGAAGAGAAAATCAACGGGGAAGTAGATGCAATCAAAAAGATTATAAGTGATGCTGGTGCTTCTATCATAAGTGAAGAAATGCCACATCGTCAGAATTTGGCTTATACTATTCGTCGCAAGACAGTAGCAGGATCTTATGAAAAATATGATCAAGCCTATTTTGGTTGGGTAAAGTTCGAAGTTGGATCGGGTTCTATAGAAGCTATTAAAAAGGCTATCGAGATCGTTCCATCTATTATTAGAATGCTCGTTACCACGACTGTACGCGAAAATACTTTCTTGGGTAAACATGCTCCTCTCATTGCCACCAAGATATCAGAGGATGGTAAAGCTGTTTTGGAAACAGCTGTAACTCCTCAAGTTGACGCGGCTCCAGCTAGTATTGAAGAGATAGACAAAAGTATAGATGATATGGTCAAAGAGGCATAGAAAATAAGTAGATTATTATAATAATCGAATAAATATGTATCTCAATAAAGCGTTCATTATAGGAAATTTGACTCGTGATCCAGAATTAAAAGCCTTGCCATCTGGTACAAAAGTTTGTAGTTTCGGTGTTGCAACTAGTCGTTATTTCAAAGACAAAGAGGGTAGTAAACAAGAAGCTACGGAATTCCACAATATTGTTGCTTTCGCAAAACTTGGAGAATTGGCTGGTCAGTATTTGAAAAAAGGTCAACAGGTTTTGATAGAAGGAAGAATACAGACTAGGTCTTGGGAAACCAACGGTGAAAAGAAATATCGTACAGAGATTGTTGCAGATAGTGTCCAGTTCGGCCCAAAGACTGGTGGAGCTACTGGAGCAAAGACTGCATCACCAGCCACAGAGAATAGTAAAGGCGGAGAAGTTGGTTCAGAGACTACAACAGCTTCATCGGACAAGATAGATTATCCAAGTGAAGAGATTAATCCAGACGATATACCATTTTAAAACAAAAATTATATGAAAAAACAATGTTATTTTAACCAACATAATATCAAGTACGTAGACTACAAGGATACGGATATTTTGAAGAAATTCCTCAATCCACACGGTCGCATCTTGAACAGAAAACAGACTGGCATTTCAGCCAAGTTTCAAAGACAACTAGGTGTTGCTGTAAAGCGAGCAAGATTCATGGCTTTGCTACCATACGTTGCGAGATAGTATCGTCATCTTAAGGAAAGTGGAGATACGGGATATAAGTTCAAAGTGAGAAATGCAAAGTGTAAAGTTTTAGTGAATAGTTAAAGAGTTTAACTATTCACTAAACAACTACAACTTTGCATTTTTCATTTTGCACTTTACACTAAGGTTTTTTACTTCCCAACTCTTTCTTTGTATTCTTCCGTCTCAGTATTGATACGAATAATCTCTCCTTCATTGATGAATAGGGGAACGTTAATGGTTGCACCTGTTTCTAGGGTAACGGTCTTTTGACCACCTGTCATAGTGTCACCTTTGACGTTTGGTGGAGCATCGGTAACTTTGAGTTCAGCGGTGATAGGCATACGAAAACCCATAGATTGTTCCTTGAATAGGTATTGACCGACAATAGTATTTGGTTTTAGGAATTTGCCTTGAGGTCCGACTATTTCTTCTGCAACTTTGAATCTAGCAGCTGGATTTTCTGGATCGGTAAACCACCATTCTCCGCGGTTATTGTAGAGATATTTGACCTTCTTTTCTTCTATCTCAGCTTCCTCAATCTTTTCTGATTGGTGGAATGAATACTCGGTAACTTTGCCAGTCAAAAGGTTCTTTAGCTTGGTAGCGTTTACAGGCTTTCTTTGCTGTTTACGAAAGACGTGAGAAGTAATAACCTCGTAAGGTGCTCCTTCAAGGACGATGAATTTCTTTTCGGTTACTTCGTTATATTCAAGTAAGGACATAATATTTGTATTAATTAGTGATTGAGCCATTCTATAGGAGATGATAAGAAAAAGCAAAACCCCGTCAATTGGACGGGGTTGATTGCAAATTACAAGTTATTTTTTAGTTCTTCCTCGGTCATTCCAATTTGTTTCAGTATTCCTTTGACAGTTTCTTTTTTAAGATCTTTATTATGATTTGGTACGCATGCAGTTGCTTTTCTTTCGTAATTTTTCAATATGACATGGCTTCCATGTTGGCGGTCAAAAACAAAGCCACATCTCTCCAAAGCCCTTATGAGTTTCTTTGGAGTCAGAGATGGTAAGTAAGTCACTTAAGCCGTTTTGACGCTTAGGGGCAAGGTGAATCCCTTTGGAAATTTCCTTATAGATCTTTTCTCCTTTGGAATTGGCCAGCCCAGGTCTTTTCTGGCTTCAAGATATCCCGCCAAAGCATCTTTTGCCATTGCTATTACTTCTTCAAGACTATCGCCCTCAGTGATACAACCAGGTAAAGAAGGGAAATATGCAATATAGCCACCTTCTTCCGCAGATTCTATTTTCGCTACATAAGTATGAGTTCCCATACAGAAAATAATATCATTATTCATGGTTTTTACAATAGAATCTCTGGTACGGAAATTCTATTAAATTAGATTAATAATTGAGTAGAGTCAAAATTATTGTGCGTTCAATTTTTCTCTTATTTTTGCGAGAATTTCGTCTTTGACTTTGGTGTTTTCTTTGAGGAATTGTCTGGTTGCATCATAGCCACGACCTAGTTTTATTTCTCCAAAAGAGTATGAGGAACCGGACTTTTGTAGGAGTTCGTACTTTTCGCCGAGAGCGATGATTTCTCCTTCTTGAGAAATACCTTCGTTGTACATAAGATCAAATTCAGTTTGTTTGAATGGTGCAGCAACTTTGTTTTTTACTACTTTGACACGTACGCGACCACCCATGATCTCTTCACCTTTTTTGATTTGAGCGATACGACGAATATCTAGGCGAACAGAGGAGTAGAATTTCAAAGCTTTACCGCCTGGTGTAGTCTCTGGATTGCCGAACATTACACCTATTTGCATACGAATCTGGTTGATGAAGATAACTATAGATTTTGATCGGGCAACTATAGCTGTAAGTTTACGTAGAGCTTGGGACATGAGTCTGGCTTGAGTTCCAACATGGAAAGCCCCCATATCACCCTCAATCTCTGCTCGTGGAGTAAGAGCTGCAACGGAGTCAATAACTACGACGTCCATTTTGTTTGTTCTGATGAGGCTGTCTACAATATCCAAAGCTTGTTCACCTGTATCTGGTTGGGAAATGAGTAAGTCGTCAATCTTAACACCGAGGCGTGTAGCGTATTCTGGATCCATGGCATGTTCGGCATCTATATAAGCACAGACACCACCAAGTTTTTGAGCCTCAGCTACTACATGTAGAGCTAGAGTAGTTTTTCCAGATGATTCTGGGCCGAATATTTCTACGATACGACCTCGGGGCATACCACCAATACCCAAAGCCCAATCTAGTCCTAGGGAACCAGTTGGAATTGCGTTGATATTAACCTTTGGTTTCTCACCAAGTTTCATAATACTATCCTCGCCAAATTTGGCACGAATAGCATCCATGGCATCACGAATCCCTGAATCTTGCTTGGAACTATTTTCTGAAGATTTTTTCTTTTCGCTTTTTGTAACTACTTCGTTCTCTGTTTCTTCTACTTCTCGTCCCGAGCTTGTCGAGGCGGCTGGCACCCCTTCTTTTATTTTATTTTTCTTATTGAAAGACATATTCTTTTCAGTTATGCAGGATTTTGATCCCACTCTAATAATGTAAGGCAGGCATAAGGGTATATTACCATTTTTAGGGAAGGCAAGTAACTATATCTCACCAACTAAATCTAGCTCCTCCTTTGTATTCCTTCCAAACTGATCTTCGGCGTAAAGGGTGATTTTATTTAAACCTTGGAAGATAATTATAGATTCTTTCCAATAACCTTTTTCGTCTATTGAAATAGGTTTCCCATTAAGTGTAATTTTATTTACACGCAGAGCTTGCCCTTGAATAGTCACAGTGGGGGAAGTGGTAGTCGAACCGTTTATTGGCTCAAATATTTTTATTTCAGGACCACTGACGTAGTTAAAACTCCTTGATATTGCATAGGCGATGATAATACCAAAGAAGATGATTACAATAAGTAATTTTAGAAGCCGACGGTTGGTTGTGCGGGAAAGGGGCATAGTTTGTGTTGTCATTCCCGCGAAGGCGGGAATCCAGGATTATTACGAGATAATAGTCTATTATAATTTATTTGAAAATGGATTTTGTGGTTATATCCTGGATTCCCGCCTTCGCGGGAATGACACAAACGAAAAGCACTTTTAATTTTGCACTAAACAGGTTCGTTGTCTACTTCCGTAGCACCCCCAATCTGTTCTACTCCAGCACCAACTCCTATGATCTCTCTTGGTTTGGAACCATTGGCTTGTCCTATGACACCGCGCTCCTCTAGCATGTCCATAAGTTTGGCAGCGCGAGAATAGCCAACACCAAGCTTCCTTTGAATATAAGAAGTAGAAGCTTTACCGGCAGAGGTGACTGCTTCACGAGCGGATTCATAAAGATCGTCCTCTTCCTCTAGAGAATCGCCAGTCATAGAGTCAAAAGCGGCTGAAGCACCAGCTTCGGTAGGGGTTAGGTTGATCTCATCAATGATTTGATCCTTGTATTCCTCAATGAGGTATTTAACAACCCTTTTAACCTCTGATTCTGAGATATAGGCTGATTGTAGGCGTACAGGCTTGGACATCTCACCACCGAGATAGAGCATGTCTCCAGCGCCTAGAAGTTTTTCGGCACCCATCTGGTCCAAAATAGTACGCGAGTCGATCTGTGATGATACTTGCAAAGCAATACGGCTAGGAATGTTGGCTTTGATGAGACCTGTGATGACGTTTACACTCGGACGTTGTGTGGAGATAACAAGGTGAATACCGATAGCGCGACTCATCTGAGCCAAGCGGACAATTGCTGATTCTAATTCACGAGGATAGGTCTGCATGATATCAGCGAGCTCGTCTATAACGATGGCGATGTATGGCATTGTCTCAGGAAGCTTGGAACTAGAAGCTTGGAGCTCGGAGTCTTCTAGCTTCGAGCTACTAGCTACTGCGTTCTTGTATTTTTCCAAAGCTGGACCAAGGACAGACTTGTGATACGAATCAATATCTCGAGCAGCATTTTGTTCCAAGACGTCGTATCTTCTGCTCATTTCTTTTGCAGCCCATTTCAAAGCGAGAATAGCTTTCTTTGGATCGGTGATAACCGGAGTTAGAAGATGAGGTACTTTGTTGTACATAGTGAGCTCAACACGCTTTGGGTCAATCATGATGAACTTGAGATTTTCTGGAGAGTTGCGATACAAAAGAGAAGTTATGAGAGCGTGAATGGTTACAGATTTACCAGAACCAGTTGTTCCGGCGATGAGCATGTGAGGTGCCTTGGCAAGATTGCTGAAATGAGCCTGACCAGTAATGTCTTTACCAAGAGACATGAGAAGTGGTTTCTCGGACTCTTGATAATTTGGAGAAGAAAGCAAAGTTGCAAGACCGACTGTTGTCTTGGCGGTATTTGGTACTTCTATACCTACTAGAGATTTACCAGGGATAGGTGCTTCTATACGGATAGGGTGTGCGGCCAAAGCTAATGCCAAGTCATTGTTTAGTCCGACTATGCGAGACAGTTTGACACCCTCAGCAGGTTTCAGAGCATAACGAGTGACAGATGGTCCAATAGAAATCTCATCCATCTCTACGGAGATACCAAAATTTTGAAGAGTCCTTTTTATAATGTTTGCATTGGCCTTTATATCACCAGTCTCAGGTTTGCCACGATCTTTTTCTAGGAGTGATAGTGGTGGAGGTGTGAAGGGAAGGAGATGGGGAACTATTACAGAAGTGGCAAAACTGGATTCTTCATCTTCGGTGAAATCAAGCAGTCCTTTTTTCTTACCTTTTATTGCAGATTTGTCAGCGTCAGTTGTACGTGGATTTTTATCGTTCTTTGTATTTTCTAGATTTGCGTTGGCGATATTTTCGGCTTCATCTTCTGCGTCAGCCACAGCTTTGTTAACAGCAGCCTTTTCGTAGTCATCCATTTCTTCAGAATTTTCTTTTTTCTTGTCACGTCTCCAGAAAGCAAGGTCATCTATAGTGAAATATAGATTGAAAGTCATGATGATGGAAATGACGAGGATAGTGAAAAGGATGGCACTTGTTGCCCAGACTTGTACGAGACGGATCATCGGTGAGGCGATGAAACTTCCGACGATACCACCGGCTCCAGCATATATCACATGGATGAGTCCAAGACCAGAAATAAGAAATAGGAGAGCACCAATAGTTTTTGATATTTCAAACTTCTTTTTCAATCCTTGTAAGAATGAAATGCCGAGCATAGCAAACATCATTGGTATCAAGAAATAACCGATACCGAATAGGCTACGTAAAAATTCAAATAAATAATTTCCTACGGGACCGGCTTTGTAGAATGAAGCTAGTAGGGTAAGTATAACTATAAGGAATGAAACAATTGATAATATTACATGAATAGTCTCATCGTGCATTTCGTCCCAGAAACGGATTTTCTTTTGGATTTCTAATGAATCTTTTTTCTTTGCCATGGTAATTATTTTATCTAGTAATAATATCACATTGTTGGCGGGTGTGGTGGATAATGCCTTGCTTTACATATCTAAAAGACTATAATAGACATGTCTAAGACAGAAAAAAGCATGGTTTTTATAAAAGACATGGCTATATTTCTATAAGACATCTTAAAACCTATTATGGACAATAAAGAGACAAATATTCCACCTTCGTTTAATGACCCAATTAACTGGAAGTCATTGGGTTTTTTCTCTGCAGAAGACTATCTGATTTATATTTTCAAAAAGACAGAAAAGATCACCGCGGCATTGTATTTGGTGTCAGGACTTCTCAAAGACAATGAGCCAATAAAGTGGGAATTGCGAGATCGTGGTATTGACCTTTTGTCTTCATCTTTCTCAGCTTCAAATTCATTGCCAGGTGATAAGAATGCAGTAATACAATCTTTGTTCACTGCTGCATTGGAGACACTTTCTTTGTTAAATGTAGCCAAGATTTCCAATCTTATTTCTGATATGAACCATCGTCTATTGGTTCATGAAATTGATAACGTAGTCGGTATGTTACGTGATCGTCTAGCCGAGAGTGCGGAAAATGCCGGATATGTCCTTTCTGAAGCTTTCTTTAAGACACCAGATCTATTTTCAACAGGGTTTAGGTTGGGTAATAAGTCGGGTATTTCTAAAAATTCAGAAAGTCTTAAAAGACAGTCAGAGTCGGTTTATGGAACAAATGCCTCTAAATCAGAATTAAATAAGGGACAACTGACTGGTCAGGC
The Candidatus Paceibacterota bacterium DNA segment above includes these coding regions:
- a CDS encoding DNA translocase FtsK 4TM domain-containing protein; this translates as MAKKKDSLEIQKKIRFWDEMHDETIHVILSIVSFLIVILTLLASFYKAGPVGNYLFEFLRSLFGIGYFLIPMMFAMLGISFLQGLKKKFEISKTIGALLFLISGLGLIHVIYAGAGGIVGSFIASPMIRLVQVWATSAILFTILVISIIMTFNLYFTIDDLAFWRRDKKKENSEEMDDYEKAAVNKAVADAEDEAENIANANLENTKNDKNPRTTDADKSAIKGKKKGLLDFTEDEESSFATSVIVPHLLPFTPPPLSLLEKDRGKPETGDIKANANIIKRTLQNFGISVEMDEISIGPSVTRYALKPAEGVKLSRIVGLNNDLALALAAHPIRIEAPIPGKSLVGIEVPNTAKTTVGLATLLSSPNYQESEKPLLMSLGKDITGQAHFSNLAKAPHMLIAGTTGSGKSVTIHALITSLLYRNSPENLKFIMIDPKRVELTMYNKVPHLLTPVITDPKKAILALKWAAKEMSRRYDVLEQNAARDIDSYHKSVLGPALEKYKNAVASSSKLEDSELQASSSKLPETMPYIAIVIDELADIMQTYPRELESAIVRLAQMSRAIGIHLVISTQRPSVNVITGLIKANIPSRIALQVSSQIDSRTILDQMGAEKLLGAGDMLYLGGEMSKPVRLQSAYISESEVKRVVKYLIEEYKDQIIDEINLTPTEAGASAAFDSMTGDSLEEEDDLYESAREAVTSAGKASTSYIQRKLGVGYSRAAKLMDMLEERGVIGQANGSKPREIIGVGAGVEQIGGATEVDNEPV
- a CDS encoding elongation factor P, encoding MSLLEYNEVTEKKFIVLEGAPYEVITSHVFRKQQRKPVNATKLKNLLTGKVTEYSFHQSEKIEEAEIEEKKVKYLYNNRGEWWFTDPENPAARFKVAEEIVGPQGKFLKPNTIVGQYLFKEQSMGFRMPITAELKVTDAPPNVKGDTMTGGQKTVTLETGATINVPLFINEGEIIRINTETEEYKERVGK
- a CDS encoding TatD family hydrolase is translated as MKYIDIHGHINFAAYDADREDVIKRAKDADVAMVAVGTQLDTSKKALGLAHKHDNVYAIVGLHPVHTCKSHHDDQEFGVDSGFTEHGEAIDRDAYMKLAKDPKVIALGECGLDYFHLDEGSREKQIKAFEIMIDIANEVKKPLMLHIRNGKDRNAYREAYEILKSRSKVLCDLHFFAGNIEDAKLFLDLGYYFSFTGVITFARNYDEVIQYLPLNRIMSETDCPYVSPVPFRGKRNEPVNVIEVVKTLARIRGESEDVVTKQVMDNAKKFFDFGQV
- a CDS encoding single-stranded DNA-binding protein; the encoded protein is MYLNKAFIIGNLTRDPELKALPSGTKVCSFGVATSRYFKDKEGSKQEATEFHNIVAFAKLGELAGQYLKKGQQVLIEGRIQTRSWETNGEKKYRTEIVADSVQFGPKTGGATGAKTASPATENSKGGEVGSETTTASSDKIDYPSEEINPDDIPF
- a CDS encoding helix-turn-helix transcriptional regulator translates to MDNKETNIPPSFNDPINWKSLGFFSAEDYLIYIFKKTEKITAALYLVSGLLKDNEPIKWELRDRGIDLLSSSFSASNSLPGDKNAVIQSLFTAALETLSLLNVAKISNLISDMNHRLLVHEIDNVVGMLRDRLAESAENAGYVLSEAFFKTPDLFSTGFRLGNKSGISKNSESLKRQSESVYGTNASKSELNKGQLTGQAKKTQRQESILSVLATQSNLTIKDFSRVIKDCSEKTIQRELIELVDKGLVKKEGERRWSRYSLNR
- the recA gene encoding recombinase RecA, translating into MSFNKKNKIKEGVPAASTSSGREVEETENEVVTKSEKKKSSENSSKQDSGIRDAMDAIRAKFGEDSIMKLGEKPKVNINAIPTGSLGLDWALGIGGMPRGRIVEIFGPESSGKTTLALHVVAEAQKLGGVCAYIDAEHAMDPEYATRLGVKIDDLLISQPDTGEQALDIVDSLIRTNKMDVVVIDSVAALTPRAEIEGDMGAFHVGTQARLMSQALRKLTAIVARSKSIVIFINQIRMQIGVMFGNPETTPGGKALKFYSSVRLDIRRIAQIKKGEEIMGGRVRVKVVKNKVAAPFKQTEFDLMYNEGISQEGEIIALGEKYELLQKSGSSYSFGEIKLGRGYDATRQFLKENTKVKDEILAKIREKLNAQ
- a CDS encoding type II toxin-antitoxin system HicA family toxin; protein product: MTYLPSLTPKKLIRALERCGFVFDRQHGSHVILKNYERKATACVPNHNKDLKKETVKGILKQIGMTEEELKNNL
- the metG gene encoding methionine--tRNA ligase, which translates into the protein MNKPFYITTTLPYVNSDPHIGFAMELIRADIVARAKKLADFDVFFNTGTDEHGVKIFRKAKEQHVETQAYVDDYAGRFKNLIPTLGILPDVNFVRTTDAHHVKSAQEFWKIVEKNGLIYKKNYSIKYCVGCELEKTESELVEGKCPLHPLQELEVIQEENYFFRFSIFQKQLMDLYEKNNDFVIPHSRLNEIRAFVERGLEDFSISRLASKMPWGIPVPGDESQVMYVWFDALVNYVSAIGWPDDEKKFKKWWVETGGAVQYCGKDNLRQQSAMWQAMLMAAKLPPSKQIIIDGFVTGEGGIKMSKSLGNTVDPLELVKEYGTDALRYYVARELSPFEDSPFTLEKFKEAYNAHLANGLGNLVSRTMKMAEANGVKYDLVVAKKLATSAEAIDIGKKYREGFEKYDLQHACNAVWELISNTDKIVQERQPFKKIKTDKVEGEADIKELLARLNFIATMLLPILPETAKKIIDLTENNKMPEAPLFLRK
- a CDS encoding 30S ribosomal protein S6, yielding MQDKHEDRMTVYEIGYLIASSIPEEKINGEVDAIKKIISDAGASIISEEMPHRQNLAYTIRRKTVAGSYEKYDQAYFGWVKFEVGSGSIEAIKKAIEIVPSIIRMLVTTTVRENTFLGKHAPLIATKISEDGKAVLETAVTPQVDAAPASIEEIDKSIDDMVKEA
- a CDS encoding type II toxin-antitoxin system HicB family antitoxin, with protein sequence MGTHTYVAKIESAEEGGYIAYFPSLPGCITEGDSLEEVIAMAKDALAGYLEARKDLGWPIPKEKRSIRKFPKGFTLPLSVKTA
- the rpsR gene encoding 30S ribosomal protein S18, translated to MKKQCYFNQHNIKYVDYKDTDILKKFLNPHGRILNRKQTGISAKFQRQLGVAVKRARFMALLPYVAR